Below is a genomic region from Lepidochelys kempii isolate rLepKem1 chromosome 5, rLepKem1.hap2, whole genome shotgun sequence.
TTACTCCATTTTGCAGAGATAATCCTTTGGAAGGGCTTTCCGCAAATAGATTTGATGAGGATTTGGTCAGAAAACCATTCTGTTCTCTTTCTGGTACCCCATTTTGGGTCCTTGCTGCTAGCTGCTTTGGCTTACTCTCAAGAAGCCACTGGCTTGTCTGTATTTCCTGTTTGCCAGTTCTATTAGAAATCTGATCAAACTCTTTACCAAAGTAGTCAATATCACCATTTACTGCACCGTTACCCAAGAAGCTCAGACTTTCCTTCTTCTGAAGTGAAGATTTTAAAGAATCAAATGAAGGTTGTGCAGATTGGTCTGGTTGTGTGAAAGGATCATCACTGAAAGGATCTGGATTGGGAATGGGAAAGAAGCTGAGACTGGTAGTGAGAGAACTTTCAGGCAAGAAAGGGGTCTGTGACTTTGGTCGTGGAAGAGAGGAAGTGATGCCATTCAAGAAGGGACTCTCTTTTACACAAGTCTGATTGTTCTCGATTTCAGAGTTTAGATCCACTAACAGGATATCTTTACTCTCCTATTAGTTTGGAAAGAAAAAACGTAAAGTTAGTTGAAGACTGAAAAAGATGCAAGCCATGTAATGTGTTCAATCTTTACcatgcagaaaataaaaaaacccaaacaactgTTATCTAACACTTCATGTTCATTACCAGGAAGTCTGATGATCTCAACTTTGTTTTACAGTTAGGAAAAAGCTTGATAGGCTTAGGAGCCaggtatgtatatgtgtgtgtataatatatatacgtataatatatgtatataatatatacacacccCCCCCTCTAGCTTTGCCCTTGTGATTTTACACTTTCACTACAACAGCCCTCTGATGCTATTGGAATAAGAGGGCTCCCATCCGGGTAGCTGCTTTCATAGCACTTACAGGGCACTGCTTAGTCTGTCCTGAAGACATAAGTGTTTGAGCCATACATAGCTTAAGTTCAAACCCTGCAGATCTCCTCTCCACAAGTCAGTAAATTATAGCCATTTACAGTTTGCTTTATAGGGACTCTCATAACAAGCTTAAAATATGAAGGCACTGCTAAGGCAGCGTATTGACTCCAGGAGATATGAAACTCAAGTGTAGTATTTATGCAGCTCAGTAGCAGTCTGCCTACACAGTGCCATTTTTCAGTTAGACTATGCTTGCATGAGTGATTAGGATGGCACCTTAAGGGAGGCACCAGCCACTCTCTGAATCAATAGGGTATTTGCAATGTAACTTACATTGCAGTATGCCATTAACACTGTAGGTTGTGCTTGAGTAAGCTTAGCAGAGTTTATTTTGGCAGGGTTCTTTAATTTCACAAGTCAGTAATAAGTGAGGCCTGTGGATTATGAAGTCATTGTGGGTGAGGGGGCAGTACAGCAAGTCTGAAGAGCCCTACCTCTCCTGTAGAGGAGCAGCATCGGACAGATTCGAGAGGCCATAGAACCTATTCTGGGCAAGGGACCTGAGACTTGTTCAGTTCTTTTGCCAGCATCTTACGTGTAGCACTTGAAAGTCATTGCATAGATAAAAAGTTATAAAATGCCAAGTTTTGTATGAATACCATAAAAAAAGGTGTTGAAAATTGTGTGTGGTACTGCAAGTCTGCCTGCCATTTATAGCTATGGAACTTCAGTAGCTGATATCACTAGAGGCAAACAGACATGGATGAAGATGGTTATGCAATGATAGAGGGAACAAATTACTGCCACAATGGAGATTTTATAATAGGACCAGGCTTCCTATGAGATCTAACGTAAGAGGATGAAATTTGAATTTTTACTCCTTCCAGTTAGTGGCAAAGCTACTTTTGCAGCAGTTGTCTTTATTTCTAGTTGTGAGGTTAACTGCAACATCAGGTCAATCTGAAGTCTCACCTTGAATAATGTGTGTCACAAAATAGACTAGCAAGCAACTATTGTACTGCAAGAAAGGTCTTTACTTACTGTAGGACTGTTCAGGTCAGGAGGAGTGGACATATCGCCAAACAAATCCATCTGGTCAACACccttaaaaaaagttaatttggAAGAGGTTCATATTCTGTGTAAGGCAATGATTTCACCACACTGATGTAAGCTTTTAAGACCAGCAGAGTACAAACATATTAAGTCAAAGTCTAAGATATTCCACTTTTAACCCAAGGAGGTAGTTTACTATAGTGAGACAAATTGTTTCATACATGTGCACCCTTAGAAACTGCTAAGATCTGCTATGTAGTTGAAGGAAGCTCAAGTACGCATACTCAAGTGAGCATGGTGTCAACATACCAGTTTTAGTTTGTCAACTTGATCAGTCAATGCATCACTACCATTCTGGAAGTGAAAAATAAAGACCATGTTAGTGCTAAGACAAGTTTGAAATAACCTGAATAATCACTAGAATAAGATGCTTGACTGATTTATGAATTGCCATAGAGGGAGAGGATGGACTAGGTCTAGGCTGTTAGTGCTGTGAAGAGGTAAGACCCTTTGTATTGCTCTATAGTACTAGTTGCACGTTCTGAGGTTGTTGCTTCCAACTGTACTTGCTAGGTAGACAGTATATGAAGGAGAAGGCAACAGAGTTAGAATCTCACTTGTTTAGAGTGCATGTATTGCTCAGATTGAAAGAGTAAAGTTTTACCTCAACTGTCTTATTGGCTTCTTCATTctaagattgaaaaaaaatatatagtatcCATTAGCATCTGGCCATTACTTGATTGGCAGAAGGTCAGATTCCTTTCTGTAAAGAactctgcagcttttgaaactatTAGAGGAGGACTTTGAACATGCTCAGCTAGACTGCTCTGGTAGTAAAGCAAATGCTGCCAAAAGCTAAGGACAAATTCTAAATGTTGACATGAAACATCTAACATAAAACTAACACTGAAGTGCTAGCCTCTCCAATCTAGTTTGCACATTTACTGATCTAGTCAAATAGAAGAGTTTTATTTATAACCTGAGAATCTTGGATCACTATGCATCTTAACTGCTTGTATGtgtatttaaatttaatcttTTGACATGTATGCAATAGTCCTGTGCACAAAGCCAGTAGTGCTTCAGTGCTACTACAAGTTACATAGCAGTCAGTTTAGCTACTGGGCAATACGGAGTTGAAATATGGTAATGCTGAACACAAAGGTAGTTATTTTGATAAGCAACTATTTGCCAACAGAGTCTGCCTACCTAAAGGATCTCCTACTAACACAGAAGTTACTTGCCTTTTTCTTATcctcttcttcctttttcttGGAGTTATAAATTACTTGGAAGAGGTCCTTAAGATCAACTACTAGAGGTTCAGCCTGAAAGGGAAAGTTTTATACTTTAGGTTTCTGCAGAGAAGGTTTTCCAATTGGTGGCTTGCCCTTATTTATGAACTGTATTAGCCGAGTTAGTAGTTGCCTATAGGAATGGTATCAATTTCCAGGCCAACTGCTTTATCATGAAGCTTACTGAAAGGTGTTTGAATACACTGAAACCAAGTCTCACTTGCCATTACCTCCCCTTTGGTCAAACCCTTTTATTAAAATGCAATagtaagcaaaaagaaaaaggaggacttgtggcaccttagagacaaacaaatttattttagcataagctttcatgctcatgaaagcttatgctcaaatttgtttgtctctaaggtgccacaagtcctcctttttctttttgcttacacagactaacacggctgctcctctgaaacctgcaataGTAAGGGAAGCCAAGAGAGTGAGAACAGTAAGACATGTAATGAAGAGAACTTCACCTTTAGTGTATAAACAGGAAGCAGCACTTCTGTGCTTAGTCCAAGGGCAATGGTGCCTGACCTGTATCTCTTGCAAACTGTCCAGGGTAAGAACTGTGCCTTCCTTGGTACATTGCTAGGAATGTTCTGGGAATATGTACACCTTGTTTTCAGCAAAAGGACGATGTGCTAATGCAGGCTTTTTATTAAGGGAGGCGGATAATCATGGGTGAAGCCTGCAGGTGGGAAAAGGTACCCCTTTCTCAGGCACTTATTGCTGCACCCTGCTGATCCATTTTTGCTGTCCTCCCCGTTTTACCTAGGTTTTGCTTTGTTCATTTTAGCTAGAAAATCTCCTCAAAGGGGTTGCAGGAAAGGCTATTCTAAAGCCATTTGTTcctccaagcccccccccccccattgctctcCACATCAAGACTTCAGACGGTGTTCAGGAGATAAAGTGTTGCATTTAAAGCTAAACTATATTGTTCAGAGAATCACAAAATCCCTGTAGAAAGAACATTAAGGCCTGATCTTCACCTATCTCAGGGTCATGAAAAATTTGTGCTATAAAACACCATGTAGTTTGGTCAGCCTAACCCCTGTGGCAGGTGCAGCTAGATGGAAGCAAGTTTGTCAGCCAATGAATTGCCTCCCATGTAGATAATCTACCTCTGTGAAAGGTTTTTTCCCATTGGTTTAGGACAGGTCTATACTACAGCAGCAGAGCCACAGTTGTGCCATAGCTTCACATGCCAAGTCAACCTCTCAAAGggaagaaatgccagaattagggTTGCCTCTGAAAACTTAAGGTATATGCAGAAGGGTGCTAAGTGAGAGAGAGTCTTGATTATATTGTATGGTATCTGTGCTGCTGCCACACATGACCCTGGGAAGGTCTGACTCTTGTTCCTTCTACACGTAGGTTAGGAAGCTTCCTGCACACTGCCTGGGGCATAAGGGTGGGTAGGGGATGAAGCACAGAGATACTACCTGAACGGAGAGCCTGGACTCAGCCTATAATAGCTCAGAACTACAGTTGCAGAAAAGTCTGAGAATGGCTAGTGTGCACAGAATCTTTGGGGAGTACTTGCACAAGCTCAGATAAGCTCTTAAAAAAACCACCCTGTTAAATGTGGCCAATTTTGTTCAGATTTTCAGAGACGGCAAAAAGGCAACTCCCTGCCAAATTTTGAGTCCTTGCTCCAAAGGTCACCAGAATAGATTTCTTCCCATCcattcctctcctcccctgccttgTTCTTGGCAACTGAGGAACAGCATGGGATGAAGTTTTCCCAAAACTCAGTCTTAGACACCCAGGATGTACAGTTTCAAGTTATAAGGAACTGAAAATGGCCTTATAATGGGTAGTGCTGGGAAACTTTAGCCAGTGTTACCAGCTGCACCTATAAAACAAGAGTCAGTGATTAAGCCAGCATTTAAGCAAGCATTAGCAAACGAGCTTGCCCCAAGGATCCTGAGACAATAGGTGGAGAGCCCAGACAAGCCATCACTCTTGACAATTGCATAAGCCTTCCAAAAGGCTACTCGGTTTCTGGGAAAGTTCACACCAGGTCCTATCACTTGTTTGTTCCAGCTTTCtctctttttggggggtggggaagagtaaGAGAGGAGAAAAAGCAGTGCCCCATGAGCCAGACATGAAACTTTGAGAAGCTGGAGATATGGCTTGTCATTAGTAGCAGTTGTGTTAGACAGGAACAGCAAAGTCGGAACTAGTCAAACTTGCAGGATTAACACATCCACAAGTCTGCACTTGAGCTCAGACACTGCCATTTGTGCTGGCCTTTTAACAATTCTTTATTCCCACTTTTAAGAGTGCAGACCAGAGCTCCTGGCCATGAATACAAAATTTATTGGTGTGCACATGTTTAAGTTGCTCTCCATTGAGAGGAGAGGGGCTCCTTTGGCCAGCCGCAGAACTTTGCATGCTAAAAGGCAAGAAATAACCCAGTGTTCCCAGTGCCTAAAGCAAGCTCCAGCCACTTCAGTAACTTACATCTCTGTGGTGGGTTAAACACCATGTCATACTGCAGTGAGAAATTCTTAAATCAGCAAGACATGGAATGTTATTCCTCAACTGATACTCTCCATTGTAAGGAGTTACTCCATTTCTATTTTGAGAGACAGCCTGTTGAATAGGCTTCTTGTTTCTTCAAACTGGTCTTTAAAAGCTGAGTCAGCTCTGTTTGGAGTGGTCTATGGGCTTCATAAAACAGTTTGGGATAGGATTGATTTATTGAGATGTAGAAAAGCATAAGTCATATGCCCAAAAGTTGGCCTGCAGGTCACACAGGAGGACCTTAATGCCCAACAGATCCCTTAATGCATACCTGTTGTGCTGTTTTTATGGCAAAAAACTGATGCTGTCCTTCTCCTCCGCAAACATATCCAAATGCACGGTTGTCAGTGACATCCCGAGCAATAAAGGAGATTTTGTTCACTGGATGCTCATGTTCTATGACCTAGAATTGAAAGCAATTAGTTCCAGTCTTTTGGAAGAGTGACAAAACCATGGTTTGGTGCAGAACAGAACTAGAGTACACAGAGAAAACTATGGGATGGCAGTGACTTTCCTCAAGTGCTTATGTACAATAAAGACCTAAGTGAGCTCAGATTATCAAATCTGTAAAAAGTGGACAGGGCAATACCCAAGGGGTTTGCAAGCATTAAGGTTTGGCATGCTCTGTATCCCTAGAAACATGACAGAATGGTGCCAGGCTATTAGTGCCTAAAGAGGTCAGACAGGATCcaactccctccctctccctccaaaggaggggaaaaaaaatcaagtagaTACAGATTAACTCCTACTTTCCCCATAGAAGAGAGTCCTCACAGAGGTGTTCCACATGGTAGAAAAAACTTTCCTGGTCTTTAAATTTTAGGTGAAGCAGTTGCTAAGTTagtttcttctcttctccagtaaGAACAGCTGCAGTCTTAATGGTCATGCACATAGCCAGTTTTGAATTCTTACCCCAGTTTTCTCATCAATTATCTTGATACCAGAAAGGGAAATGTTCACCCAGATCTTCTGTTTGTGCTGTCCCTGGGAGCGGGCAGCTACTGCCATTCCCTAAATGAACAGGAGTGTTATTAGTATGAGATTTATGCAATTTAAACTTGCTGAGTACCAATGTCGTCAGCTTGAGCCAAATTTGTTCGATATTCAAAGCATAAAAGTTGTATTTCAGTTTAGATTTGTGTAACCTATAGACCTCAGTGAGGCTGCAAAGCAGCTGAATTTGGCCACTTGTCTACACCAGAGATTAAGTTTTATTATGCACCCCTGTTAGTAGACAAAATACTGGAGTTTTAGGTTCTCAAGATTGTTCCCCCACCTGCACTAGTTTAAGCTTGGAAGAGGTTTAAAGCAGACTTAATTTATGTAGCTCCTTTTGACAGAGGTGCTATCGGGGCAATCTCTTTACTAGGCTAAGTCCCTTCCTGGTTTAAAGGAAACAGGTGACTGAGATCAGTTGCCTATCCATACTGCCCAACAAGAGTGACCACGTTATTAGTACTGAAGAGGCTGATATGAGCCCAGAGGCATGTAAATCTGAACATGCTTAATGTTGCTGACTAGTAGCTTTGTAGCTCACTCTGCTTTGCCTGCATTATTCTCCAGACTTTGTTGCTATAGGTCATAAGACTAAGGTTTTATTGAGCATTTTTGCATTGCTAGAAGAACATGCATCCACTACTACCGTAACTAAAATAAATGCATGTTTTTACAAATGCTATGGAAATTCTCCCTGCCACCTTCACTCCCTTCCAGGGAGTTTAAATTCTCCAAGTTTGGGATTTGATTTTGGCTCACCAACCTGCATCTGAACTGGAAGATGCTAAGAGCTATATGGATTACAAAATATTTGCAGAACAATTTTCAGATTAAACAGTTGCTCATTGTAGTTTTGGGCTGCTTCCTTCCCTTCATTAGCTCTGCTAATCTTTTGATTGGAGTGGCATCTTTCCTCCAGCTAGGATTTGTGCACCTGTATCACACTGAAGTGTGGTCATTGCTTGATGTTACTTTTGATATGCAGTGGGAGTTGTGGCATGGTGTGCCTTTGACCACTATATCCTGCCTACTGAATAGCATGCATGTCTGCTTTAAAAGGTCAAGTTCAGGCCTTTACCTTCAGCTTCATCATTGAATCCTGGCTCATTTTGTCTCCTCTTGCTTCTGGAACATCATCAATGCCAATCAGCTTGGCTTTGTATCTTACACCATCCCCTTTGAATCTGGCCAAAAGAAATTCATCTGTTTTCTCTGATCCTGAAAGATAGATAAGCAGCTTTTAAATGATGGTGTTCAGAGCTTAAGTGTCTAGTCTCTGAGGAGAGTGCTTCGTCATTCATTTTCTAATCCATTCTAATCTGCTGCTAACATACATTTACATGAGCCATATGTTTTAATATTGCTTTTGAGATATTGGGTAACTGGGAGTGTCCAATACTCTTGTACTGTTGGGTCCCATTGTTTATTAGATGGCGATTTAGAATTGTGGGGAAGCAATAGGAGACCTCAGTTTAAGGCTAGTTATATTGATTCTCTAACCTAAGTTGCTTCTGCCCATCAAGTGCAATTTTAATCTTCTGAAGGTAAACAAGGTTATACTACAGACTTTCTAAAATCAGGGTcgacaacctttcagaagtggtatgCAGAGTCTTAGTTTATTCACTcgaatttaaggtttcgtgtgccagtaataaGAATCCATATGATCCATGCTGAGATGCGCCCCCTCTTGGCCCTGTCTGCAACCCTCACTGCCCAGGCCACAGTAGAGGCCCccagactggtggccaggaccggGCCTGGCAGCAGGTTGAGGGGGCTGGCAGctggtaccccaggccagcagtggagcCGGCAGACAGAACCCTGGCTGGCAGAGGGCTGGTGGATGGAATCCCAGGCCAGAAGCAGAGCCCctgggactggtggccaggacccaggcagtgccACTGGAAGAGCTTGTGTGCTGCCTTTTgcatgcatgccataggttgcctacccctgttctaGATCTTGAAATGGACATATTACCTTaggtcaggggtgaaagtgacCTGGTACAGGTGGGTATGGGCCTGCATGCAGCCCATGCTTTaacatccctgccccttttgcctcccttGGTGAcagccctgctggtagggtctgtactggcagggctgctgatggggaggtgtggggcaggcaaagttaaagtgctgctgtggcaAAGGACCCTCTGTaagtgctgctgtggcagcacttCCATGCCTTGGTGGCCCTGCTGGAATGGCTCCTACTGGCGGGGCTGCCCatgggggaggcaaaaggggcactGAGGCAGCACATTAATGTTATTGCCTCCCCAGGCTGCCAATGAGAGGGGCCaaagggcagctgccctggggctggcaatTTAagagggcctggggctcctgctgctgctactgcaacagtggctggagccccaggcccttttaaactgctgctggagccctggatgGTGGGGGCCAGGCAgtgcagatgggctggctgggggaggctgacatccagccctgccccttctgcaggAGGCCCTGCCTCTTACCAGTACAGGGGCCAGCTCTGGAAGGATTTcttattactttcacccctgccttaGGTCTTGGCATCTATTAAGTCACAAAGTGACAAGGCAAATGTTCCCCCGCTCCCTCTACTAAACAGGTAGAGTATCCCTGGTTCTGGAGCAGAAATCCTGTTTGATACCAAGCACTGACACTGCAGAAAAATCTCTTGGTCTATAATCAATTAGATTACTCTTCCATTCTACAGTGAGAATGTTCAGACGTTAACTTTTAGTGACCAGAAGTGTTGTGTACAAGATTGATGGATCATATTTCAAGTGATTAATAAAGGTAGACAGAAACAGGCTTCAGTCCTGCTAGAGTTCATAGATAGCACAACTTTGTTGTGCTTCAGACTATGAAAATCAAGTATTTGGACACTACTATAAACAAAGGCTAATGTTTGATTCTGGCTGCTTAAAGGTAATCTACCAGCAGGTATTAACACCTCTGAATTTCAGGAGGTAAGTGTTAGGCACCAAGAAAAACCAAAATGCAAACACCACACCAAAACAGAGTGGCCAAACCTGTATGTGGAATGGTGTGTGTAGAATGATGTGCAGACATGAATTTGACTCCACCATCCAGATTACCAGAATCTGAACTGGAGAAGGTTTCTAGTTCTAAATTAAGAGTTTGATTTTTAAGCACTGTTCTGGAACAGTGAGCTATTCCTTTGAAGACAGCTGCAGGTTTAGGAATAACCTATATTCATTTAAGATCTTGCAGTTACTCAAGTTGCTTCCTCTCTGCCACCTTAGAATTATTTTAGGTTTTAGGGACTCTAAAAAGTTAGGGAGAGTATCACTGCAGTATTTAAGGTTTGCTAGAATCTCTTGCACTGCCATGAAAGTTCAACTCTGACAGGTCCTTTTATAGGATCCAGTAGTAATCATTTGGTCAAGCTATTGCGTGTATATAACCCAATCTCCTAGTCTACCCTACCCATGCATGCTGGAATATAGATTGGGCATTTGTCAAGCATAATGAAACTATACTGCTCCATCAGCAGCATTTGATGTTCGAGTCATATCTTCAGCTATGTTCTGGACTTGTTATTTCTGCAAGTCAGCCATCTCCAGGAATGCAGTTTTATTCTATTGTACTACTTTGTGTTGGCTCCTTCACCTAGAGGAAGGTCACATGACTCATCCTCTAACCAACTCTTTGCATAAGGGACAAGATCAAACAGCTTTTCCACTTCCATACTTACCTGATTAAGATAGTTATCCATGAGAAAGTGGAAGCTGTTTAAACCAATATTTTGGAGGAACATTAAAAGGGTGTAATTAAAAGTGGTACAAGCAGTCAAGGGGTTCACTGGCACCTGGATGACACAGAATAGTGAAGGAGGACCTTAGATCTATGCTAGGCTGATGTAAGGGAGTGGCAATAAGCCAAAACTCTAACCATGTTATAATCTGAGGAAGTGTAAACTTGCATCTACACGGTGCCAGACCATGGACTGTTGTAGCAGGTTGAGTCAGTGCTGTAGACCAAATTACTCACAGACCTCTAAAGGAACTGCCAGTGGAGTTAAGTAAGGCAAAATTGGTGCTGTGGCTTGGGTGTATGCTTGCTTAATGCAAGACCTTTCCTTGCCCCCATAACACAGATGCTCTCTACTGTTACCCAGAGGCGGTGGTGCATGTGAACAGAGATTCTATTCCGAACTAGCAAGAGTTAGCAATAAACTTCTGAGCCAGTCAATTCTAGGGATCAGTTTTCAATATATGTTGGTCTCAACTCCtataaaaaaacccccacacaccACTTTGGTCATTCAGAGTGTTCTGTAGTTGGGAGCACACTATTTAAAAACCCTTACAGGTGAAAGTGCAGAGGATTTAAATCTGTTGCTGAGTCAGCTTCCTAGAACTGAGGCTATCTAGCTGATCATGACTTAAGCTTTTGGGATTTGGTAGAAGTTTTGTAGGCAATGGGGTTTAAGTCTGGTATTAAATGCAGCAGACTTTTCAGAAGGAAAGGGTTATGGGCAAGTGCCAATAGCTTCTGGGAGATTAAGCCATCAGTGGCAATGGTTAGATGCTCAGCACTATGGAAGTGCACCACTTAACAGCATTAAGGATTCAGACATCTTGGCTAGTATTTATTAcctactcctcccccccccccccaaggaaaAAAACCAAATACACAAAAACAGACCAGCCAGTCCCTTGAGGGGTTATGCTAAAGTTCTGGACATGCATTCAGAGCAGTTGCTATTTGAAAGCGTGCCCTCAAGTGATATTTTGAAGAGTTATTAGAGGAACAATAGGAAAGTCACAGGCGGCATATGAGGTAACTTAGTACTGGAGAGATGAATTGCTTacccttctttttttccttctttgatgCAGGAGCTTTTGGTGCTGCCTGCTGCTCAGGCTGGTTGTTGATATTAGTG
It encodes:
- the DAB2 gene encoding disabled homolog 2 isoform X1, with product MSNEVETTNINNQPEQQAAPKAPASKKEKKKGSEKTDEFLLARFKGDGVRYKAKLIGIDDVPEARGDKMSQDSMMKLKGMAVAARSQGQHKQKIWVNISLSGIKIIDEKTGVIEHEHPVNKISFIARDVTDNRAFGYVCGGEGQHQFFAIKTAQQAEPLVVDLKDLFQVIYNSKKKEEEDKKKNEEANKTVENGSDALTDQVDKLKLGVDQMDLFGDMSTPPDLNSPTESKDILLVDLNSEIENNQTCVKESPFLNGITSSLPRPKSQTPFLPESSLTTSLSFFPIPNPDPFSDDPFTQPDQSAQPSFDSLKSSLQKKESLSFLGNGAVNGDIDYFGKEFDQISNRTGKQEIQTSQWLLESKPKQLAARTQNGVPEREQNGFLTKSSSNLFAESPSKGLSLQNGVKLDSDSNVQLMSHDSITISPPPQSTKPGRGRRTVQTAANDLFGSDLFASTAPEAPGLTSPAAQPALVQTSPLDLFQTSPTIGPLAGLGGLPGTSPTPWSQQSSVFNPTTSVFPGSIMGAQPTGFTQPLAFSAPPAVSGWGQPASFGAPSPSQSPGLWGQPAHVSPTPWAQPAAIGNPFQTSMFPSTTQPPAMLSSVSATSPPQPPPRTAPPKEPSKKESDAFTALDPLGDKERKDVKEMFKDFQLTKPPAVPARRGEQQQSRLGASGAFTSYFNSKVGILQDHTDHNDLAANLLSTKISEPPKPAPRQSTLPASKPDALFENPFQTDPFSTSSQPSTASQPSPSSDLFGDPFGNPFA
- the DAB2 gene encoding disabled homolog 2 isoform X2 — protein: MSNEVETTNINNQPEQQAAPKAPASKKEKKKGSEKTDEFLLARFKGDGVRYKAKLIGIDDVPEARGDKMSQDSMMKLKGMAVAARSQGQHKQKIWVNISLSGIKIIDEKTGVIEHEHPVNKISFIARDVTDNRAFGYVCGGEGQHQFFAIKTAQQAEPLVVDLKDLFQVIYNSKKKEEEDKKKNGSDALTDQVDKLKLGVDQMDLFGDMSTPPDLNSPTESKDILLVDLNSEIENNQTCVKESPFLNGITSSLPRPKSQTPFLPESSLTTSLSFFPIPNPDPFSDDPFTQPDQSAQPSFDSLKSSLQKKESLSFLGNGAVNGDIDYFGKEFDQISNRTGKQEIQTSQWLLESKPKQLAARTQNGVPEREQNGFLTKSSSNLFAESPSKGLSLQNGVKLDSDSNVQLMSHDSITISPPPQSTKPGRGRRTVQTAANDLFGSDLFASTAPEAPGLTSPAAQPALVQTSPLDLFQTSPTIGPLAGLGGLPGTSPTPWSQQSSVFNPTTSVFPGSIMGAQPTGFTQPLAFSAPPAVSGWGQPASFGAPSPSQSPGLWGQPAHVSPTPWAQPAAIGNPFQTSMFPSTTQPPAMLSSVSATSPPQPPPRTAPPKEPSKKESDAFTALDPLGDKERKDVKEMFKDFQLTKPPAVPARRGEQQQSRLGASGAFTSYFNSKVGILQDHTDHNDLAANLLSTKISEPPKPAPRQSTLPASKPDALFENPFQTDPFSTSSQPSTASQPSPSSDLFGDPFGNPFA
- the DAB2 gene encoding disabled homolog 2 isoform X3, which codes for MSNEVETTNINNQPEQQAAPKAPASKKEKKKGSEKTDEFLLARFKGDGVRYKAKLIGIDDVPEARGDKMSQDSMMKLKGMAVAARSQGQHKQKIWVNISLSGIKIIDEKTGVIEHEHPVNKISFIARDVTDNRAFGYVCGGEGQHQFFAIKTAQQAEPLVVDLKDLFQVIYNSKKKEEEDKKKNEEANKTVENGSDALTDQVDKLKLGVDQMDLFGDMSTPPDLNSPTESKDILLVDLNSEIENNQTCVKESPFLNGITSSLPRPKSQTPFLPESSLTTSLSFFPIPNPDPFSDDPFTQPDQSAQPSFDSLKSSLQKKESLSFLGNGAVNGDIDYFGKEFDQISNRTGKQEIQTSQWLLESKPKQLAARTQNGVPEREQNGFLTKSSSNLFAESPSKGLSLQNGVKLDSDSNVQLMSHDSITISPPPQSTKPGRGRRTVQTAANDLFGSDLFASTAPEAPGLTSPAAQPALVQTSPLDLFQTSPTIGPLAGLGGLPGTSPTPWSQQSSVFNPTTSVFPGSIMGAQPTGFTQPLAFSAPPAVSGWGQPASFGAPSPSQSPGLWGQPAHVSPTPWAQPAAIGNPFQTSMFPSTTQPPAMLSSVSATSPPQPPPRTAPPKEPSKKESDAFTALDPLGDKERKDVKEMFKDFQLTKPPAVPARRGEQQQSRLGASGAFTSYFNSKVGILQDHTDHNDLAANLLSTKISEPPKPAPRQSTLPASKPDALFENPFQTDPFSTSSQPSKPGVTSKGQME